A single region of the Paraburkholderia sprentiae WSM5005 genome encodes:
- the urtE gene encoding urea ABC transporter ATP-binding subunit UrtE, with the protein MFNVTGLVAGYGQSEVIHQLDLSAATGEIVAVMGRNGMGKTTFFKSLMGILTCRAGKVEVAGVDVAKLPPFERVARGIAYVPQGRMIFSTLTVLENIKTGLPKAARGRVPAEIFDLFPVLYDMRDRRGGNLSGGQQQQLAIARALVTNPKVLLLDEPTEGIQPSIIKDIARSLKEIRDLRQLTIIVSEQVLSFTMEIADRLLVIEKGRFVHEDGRDEVDIAKISGYLSV; encoded by the coding sequence ATGTTCAACGTTACAGGACTGGTCGCGGGCTACGGTCAGAGCGAAGTGATCCATCAACTCGATCTGAGCGCGGCCACCGGCGAAATCGTCGCCGTGATGGGCCGCAACGGCATGGGTAAAACGACCTTTTTCAAATCGTTGATGGGCATTCTCACGTGTCGTGCGGGCAAGGTGGAAGTGGCCGGTGTCGACGTCGCAAAACTGCCGCCGTTCGAGCGCGTCGCGCGAGGGATTGCGTATGTGCCGCAAGGCCGGATGATCTTTTCGACGCTCACCGTGCTCGAAAACATCAAGACGGGCTTGCCGAAAGCGGCGCGGGGCAGGGTGCCGGCGGAAATCTTCGATCTCTTTCCTGTTTTATACGATATGCGCGATCGCCGCGGCGGGAATTTGTCGGGCGGGCAGCAGCAGCAACTTGCCATCGCGCGCGCGCTGGTCACCAATCCAAAAGTACTGTTGCTCGATGAGCCTACTGAAGGCATTCAGCCCTCCATCATCAAGGACATTGCCCGCTCGCTGAAAGAGATTCGGGATCTCAGGCAACTCACCATCATCGTTTCGGAGCAAGTGCTGAGTTTCACGATGGAAATTGCCGACCGTCTGCTGGTGATCGAGAAGGGCCGCTTCGTCCACGAAGATGGCCGCGACGAAG
- the urtD gene encoding urea ABC transporter ATP-binding protein UrtD, whose protein sequence is MAKKDFVLSVEDLTVSFDGFKAVDGLNLYVDRNEVRVVIGPNGAGKTTVLDLISGKTRATSGSINFKGLELTKMSEHMIVRAGIGRKFQTPSIYENLTTYENLEVSFPRGRSVFGAIAFRRTADVDERVRQIAEEVFLTEMLDQTAELLSHGQKQWLEIGMLLMQDPELMLLDEPVAGMSVSEREKTAELLSRVAKNRSVVVIEHDMEFVKNIAHRVTVLHQGKVLAEGSMEAVQSNPKVIEVYLGH, encoded by the coding sequence ATGGCTAAAAAAGATTTCGTACTATCGGTCGAGGATCTGACGGTTTCGTTCGACGGCTTCAAGGCCGTGGACGGGCTGAACCTCTATGTGGACCGCAACGAAGTGCGTGTCGTGATCGGACCGAACGGAGCGGGCAAGACCACGGTACTCGACCTGATCAGCGGGAAGACGCGAGCCACCAGCGGCAGCATCAATTTCAAAGGCCTGGAATTGACGAAGATGAGCGAGCACATGATCGTGCGCGCCGGGATAGGCCGCAAGTTCCAGACTCCTTCGATATACGAAAACCTCACGACGTACGAAAACCTCGAAGTGTCGTTTCCGCGTGGGCGCAGTGTGTTCGGCGCCATCGCTTTCCGCCGTACCGCTGACGTGGATGAGCGAGTGCGCCAGATTGCGGAGGAAGTGTTTCTCACCGAGATGCTGGATCAAACGGCTGAGTTACTGAGTCACGGGCAGAAACAGTGGCTCGAGATCGGCATGTTGCTGATGCAGGATCCTGAACTGATGCTTCTCGATGAGCCGGTTGCGGGCATGAGCGTGTCGGAGCGCGAAAAGACCGCCGAATTATTGTCGCGGGTCGCCAAAAATCGGTCGGTAGTCGTGATCGAGCACGACATGGAATTCGTCAAGAACATCGCACACCGCGTCACCGTGCTGCATCAGGGCAAAGTACTGGCCGAAGGAAGCATGGAGGCCGTGCAGTCCAACCCGAAAGTGATCGAAGTGTATCTCGGGCATTGA
- the urtC gene encoding urea ABC transporter permease subunit UrtC produces MNSGSLKWLGGRSGVMGFVWLGLLILVLLPLTLDIFRLNLVGKYLTYGFVAIGLTLCWGYGGILSLGQGVFFGLGGYCMAMFLKLEASDPVSTKIQSTPGIPDFMDWNQITHLPLMWEPFRHFWFAIAAVLVIPALLAFVIGLAMFKRRVGDVYFAIVTQAIAAILSILIIGQQGLTGGVNGITDLRTVLGWDIRTTSAHYVLYFVNAGLLFLCIAFGKFLLSSKLGKLLVAMRDKEERVRFSGYDVAALKIFVFSVAAVFSAIGGAMFSLQVGFMSPSFVGIVPSIEMVIFCAVGGRTSLFGAVYGALLVNFGESYFSESFPQLWLFLMGALFIGVVMFFPNGLAGLYESHGKQLLARLSVSGYLKRRALVTLPASDPEA; encoded by the coding sequence ATGAATTCGGGATCTCTCAAGTGGCTGGGTGGGCGCTCCGGTGTGATGGGGTTCGTCTGGCTGGGTCTTCTGATACTGGTGCTGCTGCCGTTGACGCTGGACATTTTCAGGCTGAACCTGGTGGGCAAATACCTCACCTACGGGTTCGTGGCGATAGGACTGACGCTGTGCTGGGGCTACGGCGGGATCCTCAGCCTGGGGCAGGGCGTGTTCTTCGGTCTGGGCGGCTACTGCATGGCCATGTTCCTGAAGCTGGAAGCATCGGATCCGGTCAGTACGAAGATCCAGTCCACGCCGGGAATTCCAGACTTCATGGACTGGAATCAGATTACCCATCTGCCGCTGATGTGGGAACCATTCAGGCACTTCTGGTTCGCTATCGCCGCGGTGCTGGTGATACCGGCTCTGCTTGCGTTTGTCATCGGTCTCGCCATGTTCAAACGACGCGTCGGCGATGTGTACTTCGCGATTGTGACTCAGGCGATTGCCGCCATTCTGTCTATCCTGATCATCGGGCAGCAGGGGCTGACCGGTGGCGTGAACGGTATAACCGATCTGCGCACGGTGCTCGGCTGGGACATCCGCACGACTTCGGCGCACTACGTCCTGTACTTCGTCAATGCCGGCCTGCTGTTCCTGTGCATCGCGTTTGGCAAGTTTCTCCTGTCGAGCAAGCTCGGCAAGCTGCTGGTGGCGATGCGCGACAAGGAGGAGCGGGTACGTTTCTCAGGCTATGACGTTGCGGCCCTGAAGATCTTCGTGTTCTCGGTCGCCGCCGTGTTCTCCGCCATCGGCGGCGCGATGTTTTCGCTGCAGGTCGGCTTCATGTCTCCGTCGTTCGTGGGCATCGTTCCGTCGATCGAGATGGTGATCTTTTGCGCCGTGGGGGGCCGCACATCCTTGTTTGGTGCAGTCTACGGCGCGTTGCTGGTGAATTTCGGCGAGTCGTATTTTTCGGAATCGTTCCCACAACTGTGGCTATTCCTGATGGGGGCGCTCTTCATCGGTGTGGTGATGTTCTTCCCGAATGGCCTCGCTGGTCTTTATGAAAGTCATGGCAAGCAACTGCTTGCACGCTTATCGGTGAGCGGCTATCTGAAGCGTCGCGCGCTCGTGACGCTGCCGGCTTCCGATCCCGAGGCCTGA
- the urtA gene encoding urea ABC transporter substrate-binding protein produces MTQRFDDNGDDQAGESSARAVQLASPGRRKVALTLASLPLAMMVKPSFAAAPPTSQVNTTGRAITDTTVTVGQLHSSTGTMAISETGSIRAERLAIEQINAMGGVLGRQIKVIREDGASDWPTFAEKATKLLESDKVATVFGCWTSASRKAVLPVFEKDNGLLYYPTFYEGLEQSKNVFYTGQEATQQVLASLSWFAKEKKAKTFYLIGSDYIWPRTSNKIARKHIENVLHGEVVGEEYYPLGNTEFGSLINKMKFKKPDVIFADVVGGSNVAFYKQLKAAGVTGDKQLLLTISVTEDELLGIGGENFEGFYSCMKYFQSLDNPANKKFVAAFKAKYGKDAVIGDVTQAAYLGPWLWKMACEKAGSFDVNKVVAASPGLEFKDAPEGYIKVHPNHHLWSNTLIGQGQRDGQFKVVYKSDLIEPNPFPKGYQ; encoded by the coding sequence ATGACACAACGCTTCGACGACAACGGCGACGACCAAGCTGGCGAATCATCCGCCCGCGCAGTGCAACTCGCTTCTCCGGGCCGCCGCAAAGTCGCACTGACACTTGCTTCTCTGCCGCTTGCGATGATGGTCAAGCCATCGTTCGCTGCTGCTCCGCCGACTTCGCAAGTCAACACGACGGGCAGGGCGATCACGGATACGACGGTGACGGTCGGTCAGCTGCATTCGTCGACCGGCACGATGGCGATCAGCGAGACCGGATCGATCCGCGCCGAACGCCTCGCGATCGAACAGATCAACGCGATGGGCGGCGTGCTTGGCCGCCAGATCAAGGTGATCCGGGAAGACGGCGCCAGCGACTGGCCGACCTTTGCCGAAAAGGCGACCAAGCTGCTCGAAAGCGACAAGGTTGCCACGGTGTTCGGCTGCTGGACCTCAGCGTCGCGTAAAGCCGTGCTGCCGGTCTTCGAAAAAGACAATGGCCTGCTGTACTACCCGACCTTTTACGAAGGCCTCGAGCAGTCGAAAAACGTCTTCTATACCGGCCAGGAAGCGACCCAGCAAGTGCTGGCCAGCCTGAGCTGGTTCGCCAAGGAGAAGAAGGCCAAGACTTTCTATCTCATCGGCTCCGACTACATCTGGCCGCGCACCTCCAACAAGATCGCCCGTAAGCACATTGAAAACGTGCTGCATGGCGAAGTGGTCGGCGAAGAGTACTACCCGCTCGGCAATACCGAGTTCGGTTCGCTTATCAACAAGATGAAGTTCAAGAAGCCGGACGTGATTTTCGCGGACGTGGTGGGCGGCAGCAATGTCGCGTTCTACAAGCAACTGAAGGCTGCCGGCGTGACAGGCGACAAGCAGCTGTTGCTGACCATCTCGGTGACCGAAGATGAGCTGCTGGGTATCGGTGGCGAAAACTTCGAGGGCTTCTACTCGTGCATGAAGTATTTCCAGAGCCTGGACAACCCTGCCAACAAGAAATTCGTTGCGGCGTTCAAGGCCAAATATGGCAAGGACGCGGTGATCGGTGACGTGACTCAGGCCGCGTACCTCGGCCCATGGCTCTGGAAGATGGCCTGCGAGAAAGCCGGCAGCTTCGACGTCAACAAGGTCGTGGCGGCTTCGCCGGGTCTGGAGTTCAAGGATGCGCCAGAAGGCTACATCAAGGTTCACCCGAATCACCACCTGTGGAGCAACACGTTGATCGGCCAGGGCCAGCGCGATGGTCAATTCAAGGTTGTCTACAAGTCGGACTTGATTGAACCGAATCCGTTTCCGAAGGGCTATCAATAA
- the urtB gene encoding urea ABC transporter permease subunit UrtB, protein MAWFSQFGAIVAMQGFNGLSVFSVLLLMALGLAIIFGQMGVINMAHGEFLTIGAYTTYVLSALTHKYAPALQPVYFFAAIVAAFAVAFAFGYLVEWLLIRHLYRRPLDTLLATWGLSLAMQQTFRSVFGSQEVSPDLPQWLMGSLSPYQGLDIPINGLMVMVLTVMLTAILLLFLYKSHWGVTVRATTQNRIMAGAVGINTGKVDRLTFALGCGIAGIAGAAFTTVGSTGPTSGSLYIVDTFLTVVFGGAQSLFGTIASAFSIAQTQSTTEFFLSGSMAKVLTLSAVIVILMLRPQGLFAPKVRR, encoded by the coding sequence ATGGCTTGGTTCTCGCAGTTCGGCGCGATCGTCGCTATGCAGGGCTTCAACGGCCTCTCGGTATTCAGCGTCTTGCTGCTGATGGCGCTCGGTCTGGCTATCATCTTCGGGCAGATGGGCGTGATCAATATGGCGCATGGCGAGTTTTTGACGATCGGCGCCTACACGACTTATGTGTTGTCGGCCTTGACACACAAATATGCGCCGGCACTGCAACCTGTCTATTTCTTTGCGGCCATCGTGGCCGCGTTCGCGGTTGCTTTCGCCTTCGGCTACCTGGTGGAATGGCTGCTGATTCGCCATCTATACCGGCGTCCACTCGACACCCTGCTGGCGACCTGGGGCCTGTCGCTTGCCATGCAGCAAACGTTTCGTTCGGTGTTCGGCTCACAGGAAGTCAGTCCGGATCTTCCGCAATGGCTAATGGGTTCACTATCGCCCTATCAGGGCCTCGACATCCCGATCAACGGCCTGATGGTGATGGTCCTTACCGTGATGCTCACGGCGATCCTGCTGCTGTTTCTGTATAAATCGCATTGGGGTGTGACGGTGCGGGCTACCACCCAGAACCGGATCATGGCCGGCGCCGTCGGGATCAACACCGGCAAAGTCGACCGCCTGACCTTTGCGCTCGGATGCGGGATTGCCGGCATAGCAGGCGCGGCCTTCACTACCGTGGGCTCGACGGGTCCGACAAGCGGTTCGCTGTATATCGTGGACACCTTCCTGACCGTGGTATTCGGCGGCGCGCAAAGCCTCTTCGGCACGATTGCCTCCGCGTTCTCGATCGCCCAGACCCAGTCAACCACAGAGTTCTTTCTGTCTGGCTCAATGGCGAAAGTGCTGACCTTGTCAGCCGTTATCGTCATTTTGATGCTACGTCCGCAAGGTCTTTTCGCACCGAAAGTGCGGCGCTAA
- a CDS encoding hybrid sensor histidine kinase/response regulator, protein MVNQSPEPAVPRATPVQRIIKVRRDYNTWVADETIEDYALRFTPRTFRKWSEFRVANTAFGAISFLALEAVGGSITVSFGFTNALWAIVLVGAIIFLTSLPISYYAAKFGVDMDLLTRGAGFGYIGSTVTSLIYASFTFIFFALEATIMAMALQLYFGIPLSLSYLICAVIVIPLVTHGITLISRLQAVTQPLWLVLLMLPYAAVIWKEPGLLRALPSFGGNAGGHGHFDLLMFGTATTVLTSMIAQVGEQVDFLRFLPERTSLNKRRWTLSMLSAGPGWIVLGVAKLLGGSFLAVLAIRHGVSPDRAVEPTQMYLVAYKYLFGSPECALLVTTFFIVLSQLKINVTNAYAGSLAWSNFFARLTHSHPGRVVWLVFNVLIAFMLMELGVFRALEQVLGLYANIAISWVGAVVADLVINKPLGLSPKGIEFKRAHLYDVNPVGVGATLIASSLSVLAFTHVLGETAHAFSALIALTTALIAAPAIAWATGGKYYIARQPVAFAGVPLGKGYQSIRCCICDKAYETEDMAHCPAYEGSICSLCCTVDARCHDMCKPGARLSEQTSATIRWLLPKALSTRFNTRIGQYLLLFLLVTMIMAAILGLIYTQESVLVDQLSPAVDVLLRTAFLKLFAVLALASGIGCWWSVLTSESRRVAQEESNRQTHLLLEEIDAHQRTDAQLQRAKQTAEKANLAKSRYVTGISHELRTPLNSILGYAQMLEQDMSIPPHHHLALAVIRRSGEHLVSLIDGLLDIAKIETGKMTLEFEEVRFPEFVSQLADMVSLQASAKGIAFHYEAPPNLPCAVRADKKRVGQILINVLGNAVKFTDRGNVTLRLQYRREMAVFEIIDSGMGIDADDLTRIFLPFQRGGNVPGGSENGTGLGLTIAKMLADVMGGTLTVDSEIGRGSTFRVQLFLPEVREPQPVQAVPKLPIGGYAGPTRRVLVVDNERVDRELHVKLLEPLGFEVQEASSGLEALKAVSSFAPDLILLDIGMPLLDGWETARLFRANLMSNAPIIVVSANAFDKGRKNAAGIRNEDFLVKPVNVVELLELIRERLDLRWVPATSAVAAQTPSVDLSLAAAPSPLPTKAALPGPELLRSLHELGSLGYVRGILDKLEEIDQLDPSYGVFTGVLRAHVERFDLAEYVRHLDRTLQAHSDATPRSASRCRSNC, encoded by the coding sequence TTGGTGAACCAGTCTCCCGAACCCGCGGTCCCCCGCGCAACACCCGTGCAGCGCATCATCAAGGTGCGGCGCGATTACAACACCTGGGTCGCCGACGAAACCATCGAAGACTATGCGCTGCGTTTCACGCCACGCACGTTTCGCAAGTGGTCCGAGTTCCGGGTAGCCAATACGGCGTTTGGCGCGATCTCGTTTCTGGCGCTCGAAGCGGTTGGCGGCTCGATCACCGTCAGTTTCGGCTTCACCAACGCGCTTTGGGCCATCGTGCTTGTCGGCGCGATCATTTTTCTGACGAGCCTGCCGATCAGCTATTACGCAGCGAAGTTCGGCGTCGACATGGATCTGCTGACCCGCGGCGCCGGGTTCGGGTACATCGGCTCGACCGTCACATCGCTGATCTACGCGTCGTTCACGTTCATTTTCTTCGCGCTGGAAGCCACCATCATGGCGATGGCGTTGCAGTTGTACTTTGGGATTCCCCTTTCACTGAGTTATCTGATCTGCGCAGTCATCGTGATCCCGCTCGTCACCCACGGCATTACGCTGATCAGCCGCCTGCAAGCCGTCACCCAGCCACTGTGGCTCGTGTTGCTGATGCTGCCTTATGCGGCCGTGATCTGGAAAGAGCCGGGCTTATTGCGAGCGTTGCCCAGCTTCGGCGGCAACGCCGGCGGGCATGGACACTTCGACCTGCTGATGTTCGGCACCGCCACGACGGTGCTCACTTCGATGATCGCGCAGGTAGGAGAGCAGGTCGACTTTCTTCGCTTTCTGCCCGAGCGGACCTCGCTCAACAAGCGCCGCTGGACTTTGAGCATGCTGAGCGCCGGCCCAGGCTGGATCGTTCTCGGCGTAGCCAAGCTGCTCGGCGGGTCTTTCCTCGCGGTGCTCGCGATTCGGCATGGCGTGTCGCCCGACCGCGCGGTCGAGCCGACCCAGATGTACCTGGTTGCGTACAAGTATTTGTTCGGTTCGCCGGAATGCGCGCTGTTGGTCACCACGTTCTTCATCGTCCTGTCGCAACTCAAGATCAATGTGACCAACGCCTACGCGGGATCGCTCGCATGGTCGAACTTCTTCGCGCGGCTGACGCATAGCCACCCGGGTCGCGTGGTGTGGCTTGTGTTCAATGTGCTGATCGCGTTCATGCTCATGGAGCTGGGCGTATTCCGCGCGCTCGAACAAGTACTCGGGCTGTATGCGAATATCGCGATCAGCTGGGTCGGTGCGGTAGTGGCTGATCTGGTGATCAACAAACCGCTTGGCCTGAGCCCAAAGGGCATCGAGTTCAAGCGCGCGCATTTGTACGATGTCAATCCGGTGGGCGTCGGCGCGACACTGATTGCCTCGTCGCTGTCGGTGCTGGCGTTTACTCACGTGCTGGGGGAGACCGCCCACGCGTTTTCGGCGCTGATCGCGCTCACCACCGCTCTGATTGCCGCGCCGGCGATTGCCTGGGCGACCGGTGGCAAATACTACATCGCGCGCCAACCGGTTGCGTTCGCCGGGGTTCCACTGGGCAAAGGCTATCAGTCGATTCGTTGCTGCATTTGCGACAAGGCGTACGAAACTGAAGACATGGCGCACTGCCCGGCTTATGAAGGTTCCATCTGCTCTTTATGCTGCACGGTGGATGCGCGCTGCCATGACATGTGCAAACCGGGCGCACGGCTATCCGAACAAACCAGTGCGACGATACGCTGGCTTTTGCCCAAGGCCCTGTCAACCCGTTTCAATACCCGCATCGGCCAATACCTGCTGCTGTTCCTGCTGGTGACCATGATCATGGCCGCCATTCTCGGCCTGATCTATACGCAGGAGTCGGTGCTTGTCGACCAACTCTCGCCGGCCGTTGATGTGCTGCTGCGCACGGCATTCCTGAAACTGTTTGCGGTACTGGCGCTCGCGAGCGGGATTGGTTGTTGGTGGAGCGTGCTGACGTCCGAAAGCCGGCGCGTTGCGCAAGAGGAATCGAATCGGCAGACGCATCTGCTGCTCGAGGAAATCGACGCCCATCAGCGCACCGATGCGCAGTTGCAGCGTGCCAAGCAGACAGCCGAAAAAGCCAATCTGGCAAAGAGCCGCTACGTTACCGGCATCAGCCACGAACTGCGCACGCCGCTAAACAGCATTCTCGGCTATGCGCAGATGCTCGAGCAGGATATGTCCATTCCCCCACACCACCATCTCGCGCTGGCGGTGATCCGCCGCAGCGGCGAACACCTTGTATCGTTGATCGACGGGTTGCTCGATATCGCCAAAATCGAGACCGGCAAAATGACGCTGGAATTCGAGGAAGTCCGTTTTCCCGAATTCGTCTCGCAGTTGGCCGACATGGTGAGCTTGCAGGCAAGCGCAAAAGGCATCGCCTTCCATTACGAAGCTCCTCCCAATTTGCCCTGCGCGGTGCGCGCCGATAAAAAGCGGGTGGGCCAGATCCTCATCAACGTTCTGGGCAACGCGGTGAAGTTCACCGATCGCGGCAACGTTACGCTGCGGTTGCAATACCGCCGGGAGATGGCGGTCTTCGAAATCATCGATTCAGGCATGGGCATCGATGCCGATGACTTGACTCGCATCTTTTTGCCGTTCCAGCGCGGCGGCAATGTCCCGGGCGGCTCGGAAAATGGCACAGGGCTAGGCCTGACCATCGCCAAAATGCTCGCTGACGTCATGGGAGGCACCCTCACCGTCGACAGCGAGATCGGCCGCGGAAGCACCTTTCGCGTCCAGCTGTTCTTACCGGAAGTACGCGAGCCGCAGCCGGTTCAAGCCGTCCCGAAACTGCCCATAGGCGGCTACGCCGGTCCGACGCGGCGGGTGCTGGTGGTAGACAACGAACGGGTGGACCGTGAGCTGCACGTCAAGTTGCTCGAACCGCTGGGCTTCGAGGTTCAGGAAGCAAGCTCCGGGCTCGAGGCACTGAAGGCCGTCTCGTCGTTCGCGCCCGACCTGATTCTGCTCGATATCGGCATGCCGCTGCTGGACGGCTGGGAAACCGCGCGTCTGTTTCGCGCCAACTTGATGAGCAATGCGCCGATCATCGTCGTCTCCGCCAATGCCTTCGACAAGGGCCGCAAAAACGCCGCGGGCATTCGCAACGAGGATTTTCTCGTGAAGCCTGTCAATGTGGTGGAACTGCTCGAATTGATCCGCGAGCGCCTTGACCTGCGATGGGTCCCGGCAACGTCCGCTGTAGCGGCGCAGACACCGTCGGTCGACCTGTCACTCGCCGCCGCGCCCTCGCCCCTGCCGACCAAGGCGGCGCTGCCCGGCCCCGAACTGCTGCGCAGTCTGCACGAGTTGGGCAGCCTTGGGTACGTGCGCGGCATCCTCGACAAGCTCGAGGAAATCGACCAGCTCGACCCGTCCTATGGCGTTTTCACCGGCGTTTTGCGCGCGCACGTCGAGCGCTTCGATCTGGCTGAATATGTGCGACACCTTGACCGAACCTTGCAGGCCCACTCCGATGCTACGCCCCGATCCGCTTCGCGATGTCGTTCTAATTGTTGA